In one window of Brassica rapa cultivar Chiifu-401-42 chromosome A07, CAAS_Brap_v3.01, whole genome shotgun sequence DNA:
- the LOC103831202 gene encoding protein terminal ear1 homolog, producing MSQTGYPGHLNPTAPMFLPANLNPVPFFIPTRIYFPHPLPPPPPPPPPYPRFFSCFAGPLPPAPPPHLPPSLSIPTRTLVLLPVPADVSESSIRRDLEVFGEVRGVQMERAHEGIVTVHFYDLRHSRTALREIRERHMHQQQVRFGRGYTAARGLVSGRTVWAHFVFPHFRAVPEGNNQGSLVIMNLEPTVSSAALRQIFEAYGEVKELRDTPFKREQRFVEFYDVRDAALARREMDGKAIDGKPIIVQFSRPGGFNKKLILASRFNKSFLSNIHHPLPPPPHFRRQVPSPASQLRRGGPVKGKPVKPNFSSGDTDRYEQNKRRPKMHTTTKNSIIDTRFTIHVDAIAESRDGRTTVMIKNIPNKYTQKLLLDMLDAHCNDCNEEIVSEGNQTPMSSYDFVYLPIDFGNKCNVGYGFVNMTTPEAVWRLYKAFHNNHWRLFQSSKICEVTYARVQGLESLKEHFKHLKLPCVEMEYKPVIFSPARDGRLMTKPIAIVVDLGTRPVEDSCPSRAETVTSCSFSIERSDGWLGERTEDGGVSDDEGETVVKI from the exons ATGTCTCAAACCGGTTACCCTGGACACCTTAACCCAACAGCTCCGATGTTCTTACCGGCGAACCTAAACCCAGTTCCTTTCTTTATCCCGACAAGAATCTACTTCCCTCATCCTcttcctccacctcctcctccgccgccgcctTACCCTCGTTTCTTCTCTTGTTTCGCCGGACCTCTCCCTCCCGCTCCTCCTCCTCACCTTCCCCCGTCGTTGTCTATACCGACCAGAACCCTAGTGCTGTTACCAGTCCCCGCTGACGTCAGCGAGTCATCGATTCGTCGAGACCTGGAGGTGTTCGGTGAGGTGCGCGGAGTCCAAATGGAGAGAGCGCACGAAGGTATCGTGACCGTTCACTTCTACGATCTGAGACACTCGCGAACAGCGCTTAGGGAGATACGCGAGCGCCACATGCATCAGCAACAGGTCCGTTTCGGACGTGGCTACACGGCGGCGCGTGGGCTCGTCTCGGGAAGAACCGTGTGGGCCCATTTCGTGTTTCCTCATTTCAGGGCGGTTCCCGAGGGGAACAACCAAGGGTCGCTTGTGATTATGAACTTGGAACCCACCGTCTCTTCCGCAGCTCTCCGTCAGATTTTTGAGGCTTATG GGGAAGTGAAGGAGCTGAGAGATACGCCGTTTAAAAGAGAGCAGCGATTCGTTGAGTTTTACGACGTCAGAGACGCGGCATTAGCTCGCCGGGAGATGGACGGTAAAGCTATCGACGGGAAACCGATCATCGTCCAGTTTAGCCGTCCCGGTGGTTTTAACAAAAAGCTCATCCTCGCCTCACGCTTCAACAAAAGCTTCCTTTCCAACATTCACCATCCACTGCCGCCACCGCCGCATTTCCGTCGTCAAGTTCCATCTCCGGCGAGTCAGTTAAGAAGAGGAGGTCCGGTTAAGGGAAAACCGGTCAAACCCAACTTCTCTTCGGGTGATACTGACCGGTACGAGCAAAACAAGAGGCGGCCTAAGATGCATACGACGACGAAGAATAGTATCATCGATACTCGCTTCACCATACACGTAGACGCCATTGCGGAGTCTAGAGACGGTCGTACCACCGTGATGATCAAAAACATCCCGAACAAGTACAC CCAGAAGCTGCTTTTGGATATGCTGGACGCACATTGCAATGACTGTAACGAAGAGATCGTCAGCGAAGGGAACCAGACGCCCATGTCGTCTTACGACTTTGTCTACCTCCCAATTGACTTCGG CAACAAATGCAATGTGGGATATGGCTTTGTGAACATGACAACACCTGAAGCTGTGTGGAGACTTTACAAGGCCTTTCACAATAATCACTGGAGACTCTTTCAGTCGAGTAAGATCTGTGAGGTCACTTATGCTCGAGTCCAG GGTCTTGAGTCGTTGAAGGAACACTTTAAGCACTTGAAGCTACCATGCGTAGAAATGGAGTACAAGCCGGTGATTTTCTCGCCGGCGCGTGACGGGCGGTTGATGACGAAGCCTATCGCCATTGTTGTTGACCTCGGGACCAGACCAGTGGAAGATAGCTGTCCCTCTCGTGCCGAAACTGTCACATCTTGTTCGTTTTCGATTGAGAGAAGTGATGGTTGGCTTGGGGAGAGAACCGAGGACGGCGGCGTTTCGGATGACGAAGGCGAAACAGTAGTGAAGATTTAA
- the LOC103831203 gene encoding uncharacterized protein LOC103831203, with protein sequence MVKVLTYFGMTLAAFAFWQSMDKVHVWIALHQDEKQERMEKEAEVKRVRAELLRKAREEDPLA encoded by the exons ATGGTGAAGGTGTTGACATACTTTGGGATGACATTGGCAGCTTTCGCCTTCTGGCAGTCTATGGACAAAGTTCATGTCTGGATCGCTCTTCATCAAGACGAGAAG CAAGAAAGAATGGAGAAGGAAGCGGAGGTTAAGCGGGTTAGAGCAGAGCTGCTGCGGAAAGCTAGAGAGGAGGATCCTCTTGCCTGa
- the LOC103831496 gene encoding meiosis regulator and mRNA stability factor 1: MNTVGERYLGTVEMAEAPYMTAKTSVWWDIESCQIPRGFDAYGIAQNIGSALEKMNYCGPISIYAYGDVSRIPPTIQHALYSTGIALNHVPAGNIHLKPLSLPFYVCLMCVDVLPGVKDASDKKILVDMLLRAVDIPAPATFMLISGDIDFSNALQQLRVRRYNIIFAQPQEGSALLVHAARTVWLWTSPLSWRKPSHTKRKLTTCFQ; the protein is encoded by the exons ATGAATACGGTGGGGGAAAGATATTTGGGAACGGTGGAGATGGCTGAGGCTCCGTACATGACGGCCAAAACGTCAGTGTGGTGGGACATAGAGAGTTGTCAAATCCCAAGGGGTTTCGATGCTTATGGAATAGCTCAGAATATTGGTTCGGCGCTTGAGAAGATGAACTACTGTGGTCCAATCTCAATCTACGCATATGGGGATGTGAGTCGTATCCCTCCGACAATCCAGCATGCCCTTTACTCCACCGGAATTGCGCTTAACCATGTCCCAGCCGGTAATATTCATTTAAAACCCT TATCCCTTCctttttatgtttgtttgatGTGTGTGGATGTTCTTCCAGGAGTCAAAGATGCGAGTGATAAGAAGATTTTAGTGGACATGTTGTTGAGGGCAGTGGACATTCCTGCACCCGCAACTTTTATGCTGATCTCAGGAGATATAGACTTTTCCAATGCTCTTCAGCAATTAAGGGTGAGACGTTACAATATTATCTTTGCACAGCCTCAAGAAGGGTCAGCGCTGCTAGTTCATGCTGCAAGGACAGTATGGCTTTGGACAAGCCCCCTCAGCTGGAGGAAGCCCTCCCACACAAAGCGGAAGCTCACAACTTGTTTCCAATGA
- the LOC103831497 gene encoding histone-lysine N-methyltransferase, H3 lysine-9 specific SUVH7 yields the protein MSPTKTNGLRSWSVESDDDNNPIENISSPPTSLMVSPFRFFDDETYYTTPYLPSTVSSFQTIIDEAIFDETYNPTTFYPLIDSPFQTLDDQPFNITYPSTLEVGPLQTVDDENRNTKPPPPLDVPPLPTINGETHKTEPPLPTLEITLPQTVDNNINNTPPPTLEVLPLPTIDGEPHKAEPPLPTLEITLLQTVDNNINNTPPPTLEVPPLPTIDAEAHKTEPPLPTLEITLPQTVDNNINNTPLPPLEFPPLPTIDGEPHIIEPPLPTLEITLLQTVDNNINNTPPTLEVPPLPTIDAEAHKTEPPLSTLEITLLQTVDNNSNNTPPPPPMVSLLQAIVPYETNKDSIAATDGPSSGAIKRKRGRPRGSKNSKTAIQKPKPYDSNSKVVTSCPSFDSGISEAERETGNKEVADSVLMRFDAVRRRLCQLKCFKGPLLPTALANCKNLGVKTNAKKRIGSIPGVNVGDIFYYWGEMSLVGLHMLMVAGIDYLTIKDGATEGPLATSVVTSGRYDDETEDTQTLIYIGHGRKTRDQELRGGNSALKESKLKGNEVRVIRGEEDPNNKGRKIYIYDGLYIVSDSWAAKGKSGFKEFRFKLLRKPDQPAGYANWKSSKNWSKCTDNSRKGLILQDLSYGAETLPVPLVNEIDENDKEMPQDFSYVNSSTCPSMTIVQNYQSTACIDCHQVQLCEDPTCICVQRNGGDLPYHNRILVCRKPMVYECGDMCPCPPDCHNRVTQTGLKIRVEVFKTEKCGWGLRSLEPIRAGTFICQLIGMAKRIHDVDEHDEYVFDSSRVYNQFKWNYEPELVGEDCWDQVPEAYKLRWRMVVSSKAYGNVSRFMNHSCYPNVMWQPVEYEDSRQPCVRIAFFAMKHIPPLTELRYDYGMSCRTEEVGEDGKTIFKGKKICHCGSFKCQGSFG from the exons ATGAGTCCAACTAAGACTAACGGGCTTAGAAGTTGGAGTGTTGAATCTGACGATGATAACAATCCCATTGAAAATATATCATCACCACCAACTTCTCTAATGGTCTCACCGTTTCGATTCTTTGATGATGAAACCTACTACACAACACCATATCTCCCTTCAACAGTCTCATCCTTTCAAACCATTATCGATGAAGCCATCTTCGATGAAACCTACAACCCAACAACATTTTATCCTCTAATAGACTCACCGTTTCAAACCCTTGATGATCAACCCTTCAACATAACATATCCCTCTACTCTAGAGGTCGGACCTCTTCAAACTGTTGATGATGAAAACCGTAACACAAAACCACCTCCTCCTCTAGATGTCCCACCCCTTCCGACCATTAATGGCGAAACCCACAAAACAGAACCACCTCTTCCTACTCTGGAGATCACCTTACCTCAAACTGTTGATAATAATATTAACAACACCCCTCCTCCTACTCTAGAAGTCCTACCCCTTCCAACCATTGATGGTGAACCCCACAAAGCAGAGCCACCTCTTCCTACTCTGGAGATCACCTTGCTTCAAACTGTTGATAATAATATTAACAACACCCCTCCTCCTACTCTAGAAGTCCCACCCCTTCCAACCATTGATGCTGAAGCCCACAAAACAGAACCACCTCTTCCTACTCTGGAGATCACCTTGCCTCAAACTGTTGATAATAATATTAACAACACCCCTCTTCCTCCTCTAGAATTCCCACCCCTTCCAACCATTGATGGTGAACCCCACATAATAGAACCACCTCTTCCTACTCTAGAGATCACCTTGCTTCAAACTGTTGATAATAATATTAACAACACCCCTCCTACTCTAGAAGTCCCACCCCTTCCAACCATTGATGCTGAAGCCCACAAAACAGAACCACCTCTTTCTACTCTGGAGATCACCTTGCTTCAAACTGTTGATAATAATAGTAACAAcacacctcctcctcctccaatgGTCTCATTGCTTCAAGCCATTGTACCATATGAAACCAACAAAGACTCCATTGCTGCTACTGATGGTCCTAGTTCTGGTGCAATCAAAAGAAAACGTGGTCGGCCAAGGGGTTCAAAGAACTCTAAGACGGCCATACAAAAGCCGAAACCTTATGATTCCAACAGCAAAGTGGTTACGTCTTGCCCAAGTTTCGACTCGGGGATAAGCGAAGCAGAGAGAGAAACAGGAAACAAAGAAGTAGCTGATTCAGTTCTGATGCGGTTTGATGCGGTGAGGCGTCGGCTATGCCAGCTAAAGTGCTTTAAAG GACCCCTACTTCCAACCGCTCTCGCTAACTGTAAGAATTTGGGTGTTAAGACTAATGCGAAGAAAAGAATCGGCTCGATTCCTGGAGTAAATGTGGGTGACATATTTTACTATTGGGGAGAGATGTCCTTAGTTGGGCTACACATGCTGATGGTTGCCGGTATTGACTATCTAACTATCAAAGACGGTGCAACAGAAGGTCCTCTAGCTACAAGTGTGGTAACTTCAGGACGCTACGATGACGAAACTGAAGACACTCAAACTTTAATTTATATTGGACATGGTCGTAAAACTCGTGATCAGGAACTTCGAGGAGGAAACTCTGCGTTGAAGGAAAGTAAACTGAAAGGAAATGAAGTTAGAGTGATAAGAGGTGAAGAAGATCCCAACAACAAGGGTAGAAAGATTTACATCTATGATGGCCTTTACATTGTGTCAGATTCATGGGCAGCTAAAGGAAAATCCGGGTTCAAAGAGTTCAGGTTCAAATTGCTGAGAAAACCAGACCAACCTGCTGGTTATGCAAATTGGAAGTCATCTAAAAACTGGAGTAAGTGTACGGATAATTCAAGAAAAGGTTTGATACTTCAAGATCTTTCATATGGAGCCGAGACTTTACCAGTCCCATTGGTGAATGAAATTGATGAGAATGACAAGGAGATGCCTCAAGATTTCAGCTACGTCAACTCTTCGACTTGTCCAAGTATGACGATCGTTCAGAACTATCAATCTACCGCATGCATCGATTGTCATCAAGTTCAGTTATGCGAAGATCCAACGTGCATTTGTGTCCAAAGGAACGGTGGCGACTTGCCATACCATAACCGTATTCTAGTTTGTCGTAAGCCAATGGTTTATGAATGTGGAGACATGTGTCCTTGTCCTCCCGACTGCCACAACAGAGTGACTCAAACTGGTTTGAAAATTCGCGTTGAAGTGTTTAAGACGGAGAAATGCGGTTGGGGGTTACGTTCGTTGGAGCCGATTCGAGCAGGGACTTTCATTTGTCAGTTGATTGGTATGGCTAAGAGAATACATGACGTAGACGAGCATGACGAATATGTATTTGATTCTTCTCGCGTTTACAACCAGTTCAAGTGGAACTACGAGCCGGAGCTCGTGGGTGAAGATTGTTGGGACCAAGTCCCTGAAGCTTACAAGCTTCGATGGCGAATGGTTGTCAGCTCGAAAGCGTATGGAAATGTCAGCCGGTTCATGAACCATAGCTGTTATCCGAATGTTATGTGGCAGCCTGTTGAATATGAAGATTCTCGTCAACCGTGTGTTCGCATTGCGTTTTTTGCAATGAAACATATACCTCCACTGACGGAGCTGAGATATGATTATGGAATGTCTTGTAGAACTGAAGAGGTTGGAGAAGATGGGAAGACAATTTTCAAAGGCAAGAAGATTTGTCATTGTGGTTCATTCAAGTGTCAAGGCTCTTTTGGATGA